From Mucilaginibacter rubeus, a single genomic window includes:
- a CDS encoding SMUG2 DNA glycosylase family protein translates to MTLADRIIQFNEQLTYTGEPLPEGIRIMNPFKEHPQTMRIVDEFYHKYYNDNQQRHIILGINPGRFGGGLTGIPFTDPKRLISECHINYEGKMSHEPSSVFVYEVINAFGGPEAFYKQIYINSPCPLGFTSIDAKGKEKNYNYYDSKELTKAVYQFMIENIRKQIALGVNTDKCFCFGTGKNETFLRKLNDEYHFFGEIIALEHPRFIMQYKTASKQFYIDKYLAAFESISG, encoded by the coding sequence ATGACACTCGCAGACCGGATCATCCAATTCAATGAACAGCTAACCTATACCGGCGAACCTTTACCTGAAGGCATCCGCATCATGAACCCGTTTAAGGAGCATCCGCAAACCATGCGCATTGTTGATGAGTTTTATCATAAATATTACAACGATAACCAGCAACGGCATATCATTTTGGGGATTAATCCGGGCAGGTTTGGCGGGGGCTTAACCGGCATCCCATTTACCGATCCTAAACGGCTAATCTCAGAATGCCACATCAATTATGAGGGTAAAATGTCGCACGAGCCATCATCGGTATTTGTTTACGAGGTGATCAACGCCTTTGGCGGCCCGGAAGCTTTTTATAAACAGATCTACATTAACTCGCCCTGCCCGCTGGGTTTTACCAGTATTGATGCCAAGGGCAAGGAAAAGAATTACAATTACTACGATAGCAAGGAACTAACCAAAGCTGTTTATCAGTTTATGATCGAAAACATCCGCAAGCAGATCGCACTGGGAGTTAATACGGATAAATGCTTTTGCTTTGGTACCGGTAAGAATGAAACATTCCTGCGCAAGCTGAATGATGAGTATCATTTCTTCGGCGAGATCATAGCACTGGAACATCCCCGTTTTATTATGCAATATAAAACGGCAAGCAAGCAGTTTTATATTGATAAATATCTCGCTGCTTTTGAGAGTATTTCGGGTTAA